Proteins encoded by one window of Rhizophagus irregularis chromosome 31, complete sequence:
- a CDS encoding Electron transfer flavoprotein regulatory factor 1: protein MSNPLKYQVRDLYKKLLFLGREYPSGYENFFRPKLKAAFLKNRDLKNYHEIKKAIDLGEYVIKELETLYYLRKYRSLKRSYYN from the exons ATGTCGAACCCACTGAAATATCAAGTCagagatttatataaaaag ctTCTATTCTTAGGTAGAGAATATCCATCAGgttacgaaaatttttttcgtccaAAATTAAAAGCtgcctttttaaaaaatcgtgatttaaaaaattatcatgaaATCAAAAAAGCTATTGATTTAGGAGAATATGTCATTAaag aattagaaacactttattatttgaGAAAATATCGATCATTGAAACGTTCATATTACAATTGA